Proteins from one Bacteroides mediterraneensis genomic window:
- a CDS encoding HAD family hydrolase: MKPYAVYLFDFDYTLADSSRGIVMCYRNVLERHGFHQVDDHAIKRTIGKTLVDSFSILSGVTDADTLEIYRKEYVKEADQHMTANTLLFPETEEVLHALKARGARIGIISTKYRYRIMELLGKKFPEAFIDIIIGGEDVKEAKPSPEGLLLAISRLQCPKEQVLYLGDSTVDAETAQNAGVDFAGVLHGMTTREELAAYPHVAILPDLTPLK, encoded by the coding sequence ATGAAACCGTACGCAGTTTATTTATTCGATTTTGACTATACCCTGGCCGACTCTTCCCGCGGCATCGTGATGTGCTACCGTAACGTACTCGAACGTCACGGATTTCATCAGGTGGACGACCACGCCATCAAACGCACCATCGGAAAAACGCTGGTCGACTCCTTTTCCATCCTGAGCGGAGTGACGGATGCCGATACACTGGAAATCTATCGGAAAGAATACGTGAAAGAAGCCGACCAGCACATGACAGCCAACACCCTGCTTTTCCCCGAGACGGAAGAGGTGCTGCACGCATTGAAAGCACGCGGTGCCCGCATCGGCATCATCTCTACCAAATACCGCTACCGCATCATGGAACTGCTGGGGAAGAAATTTCCGGAAGCATTCATTGACATTATCATAGGAGGTGAAGACGTGAAAGAAGCCAAGCCCTCTCCCGAAGGACTGCTGTTGGCCATCTCCCGTCTGCAATGTCCCAAAGAACAAGTGCTGTACCTGGGCGACAGCACGGTGGATGCGGAAACAGCCCAAAATGCCGGAGTCGATTTTGCCGGCGTCTTGCACGGCATGACCACCCGCGAGGAGCTGGCAGCCTATCCGCATGTAGCCATCCTGCCCGACCTGACTCCGCTCAAATAA
- a CDS encoding methylated-DNA--[protein]-cysteine S-methyltransferase — protein sequence MICISHYDSPLGGITLAATNDRLCGLWFDGQKYFGSTLREETEEKEIPVLCQTRQWLDLYFSGKKPGFLPPLRLDGTPFQQTVWNILSSIPYGKTQTYKEMAAETARRLGRPHMAAQAVGNAIGHNPISILIPCHRVVGTNGSLTGYAGGTERKLALLQIEHIPYYIK from the coding sequence ATGATTTGTATCAGCCACTACGATTCTCCCTTGGGAGGCATCACCCTTGCCGCCACGAACGACAGACTCTGCGGACTGTGGTTTGACGGACAGAAGTATTTCGGCAGTACCCTTCGGGAAGAAACCGAAGAAAAAGAAATTCCCGTCTTGTGTCAGACCCGACAGTGGCTCGACCTCTATTTTTCCGGAAAGAAGCCCGGCTTCCTTCCCCCGCTTCGTCTTGATGGTACCCCTTTCCAACAAACCGTCTGGAACATCCTGTCCAGTATCCCCTACGGAAAAACCCAGACCTACAAAGAAATGGCCGCAGAAACCGCCCGTAGGCTCGGACGTCCTCACATGGCTGCCCAGGCGGTAGGAAACGCCATCGGACACAACCCCATCAGTATCCTTATCCCCTGCCATCGGGTGGTGGGAACCAACGGCAGCCTGACCGGATATGCCGGAGGAACAGAACGCAAACTTGCCTTGCTGCAGATTGAACATATACCTTATTATATAAAGTAA
- a CDS encoding L-serine ammonia-lyase, with the protein MKSIRELYRIGTGPSSSHTMGPRKAAEQFLARNPQAASFEVTLYGSLAATGRGHMTDVAILDTLQPHAPVEIIWKPHVFFPFHPNGMTFKAFDAQKKKLDEWTVFSVGGGALAEEGHDRTATNDIYSMNTMSQILYWCEHTGRSYWEYVEQCEGKEIWDFLAEVWETMKAAIHRGLDAEGVLPGPLNLRRKASSYYIRSKGYKDSLRSRGLVFAYALAVSEENASGGKIVTAPTCGACGVVPAVLYHLQKSREFSDARILRALATAGLVGNIVKHNASISGAEAGCQAEVGVACSMASAAASQLFGGSPAQIEYAAEMGLEHHLGMTCDPVCGLVQIPCIERNAYAAARALDANIYSAFTDGHHRVSFDKVVEVMKQTGHDLPSLYKETSEGGLAKNYQPMD; encoded by the coding sequence ATGAAATCAATCAGAGAACTATATCGCATCGGAACGGGCCCGTCCAGCAGTCACACCATGGGCCCCCGCAAGGCAGCCGAACAGTTCCTCGCACGGAATCCGCAGGCGGCCTCTTTTGAAGTCACGCTGTACGGAAGCCTGGCTGCCACTGGACGCGGCCACATGACCGACGTGGCCATTCTGGATACCCTACAGCCTCATGCTCCCGTGGAAATCATCTGGAAGCCTCATGTATTCTTTCCTTTCCACCCCAACGGAATGACCTTCAAGGCATTCGACGCCCAAAAGAAGAAACTGGACGAATGGACGGTGTTCAGCGTGGGAGGAGGCGCACTGGCGGAAGAAGGACACGACCGCACGGCTACCAACGACATTTACAGCATGAACACCATGAGCCAGATACTCTACTGGTGTGAACACACGGGCAGAAGTTACTGGGAATACGTGGAACAGTGCGAAGGCAAGGAAATCTGGGATTTTCTGGCAGAGGTATGGGAGACCATGAAGGCAGCCATCCATCGGGGACTGGATGCCGAAGGGGTACTGCCCGGTCCGCTGAACCTGCGTCGTAAAGCCTCTTCTTATTACATCCGGTCGAAAGGATACAAAGATTCTCTCCGTTCCCGGGGACTGGTCTTTGCCTACGCCCTGGCCGTCAGCGAAGAGAACGCTTCGGGAGGAAAAATCGTGACGGCACCCACCTGCGGTGCCTGCGGAGTGGTTCCGGCGGTTCTGTATCACTTGCAGAAAAGCCGTGAATTCAGTGACGCACGTATCCTCCGTGCACTGGCCACTGCCGGTCTGGTAGGTAACATCGTGAAACACAACGCCTCTATTTCCGGTGCCGAAGCCGGATGCCAGGCCGAAGTGGGAGTAGCCTGCTCCATGGCTTCAGCCGCCGCCAGCCAGCTGTTTGGCGGCAGCCCGGCACAGATTGAATATGCGGCAGAAATGGGACTGGAACATCATCTGGGCATGACCTGCGACCCTGTATGCGGACTGGTACAGATTCCTTGTATCGAACGCAACGCGTATGCCGCCGCCCGCGCCCTCGATGCCAACATCTATTCGGCCTTTACCGACGGACACCATCGGGTGTCATTCGACAAGGTAGTCGAAGTCATGAAACAGACAGGGCACGACCTCCCTTCCCTATACAAGGAAACCAGCGAAGGAGGCCTCGCCAAGAACTATCAACCCATGGATTAA
- a CDS encoding endonuclease MutS2 — MIYPHNFEQKIGFDQIRQLLKARCLSTLGEERVDEMAFSDDYQEINRRLEQVVEFVRITQEEEDFPAQYFFDVRPSLKRIRMEGMYMDEQELFDLRRSLETIRDIVRFLQQTDGDEADDTATSPYPALHELAGDILTFPQLIARIDSILDKFGKIKDNASTELLRIRRELSATTGSISRSLNSILRAAQSEGYVDKDVTPTMRDGRLVIPVAPGMKRKIKGIVHDESATGKTVFIEPAEVVEANNRIRELEGEERREIIRILTDFSATVRPQIPAILQSYEFLAEIDFIRAKALFGIEIKGLKPSFENQQIVDWFQAVHPLLQMSLTKHGKKVVPLDIILTREKRILLISGPNAGGKSVCLKTVGLLQYMLQCGMLVSMHERSHAGIFSHIFIDIGDEQSIEDDLSTYSSHLTNMKVMLKSCNGQSLILIDEFGGGTEPQIGGAIAEAVLKRFNLKGTFGVITTHYQNLKHFAEDHEGVVNGAMLYDRHEMRALFQLQIGNPGSSFAVEIARKIGLPEEVIADASEIVGSEYIQSDKYLQDIVRDKRYWETKRQNIRKREKQMEDTIARYEQEIAELERSRKEILNKAKEEAERLLQESNAKIENTIRTIKEAQAEKERTRTARQELTDFKEQVEKLDKAAMEEKIARKMEQLREKQERKKDKKARQQQKASEPQPVPKVRPIEAGDYVRIKGQTSVGQVMDVNGKNAVVMFGLMKTNVKTERLERADAPKAAPLSNKTTFVSSETQDRMYEKKLNFKQDLDVRGMRGDEAIQAVTYFIDDAILVGVSRVRILHGTGSGILRTLIRQYLATVPGVAHFQDEHVQFGGAGITVVDLK; from the coding sequence ATGATATATCCTCATAATTTCGAACAAAAGATTGGATTCGACCAAATCCGACAGTTGCTGAAAGCACGCTGTTTAAGCACATTGGGAGAAGAACGTGTAGACGAAATGGCTTTCTCGGACGACTACCAGGAAATCAACCGCCGACTGGAACAGGTGGTGGAGTTTGTACGGATTACCCAGGAAGAGGAAGATTTTCCCGCACAGTACTTCTTCGATGTCCGCCCCTCGCTGAAACGTATCCGGATGGAAGGTATGTACATGGACGAGCAGGAACTCTTCGACCTGCGCCGCTCGCTGGAAACCATCCGCGACATCGTACGCTTTCTCCAGCAGACTGATGGAGACGAAGCAGACGATACGGCCACTTCCCCTTATCCGGCACTACATGAACTGGCGGGAGATATCCTGACCTTTCCACAACTGATTGCCCGCATTGACAGCATTCTCGACAAGTTCGGGAAAATAAAGGACAATGCCTCCACAGAACTGTTGCGCATCCGACGGGAACTTTCAGCTACCACCGGAAGTATCTCGCGCAGCCTGAACAGCATCCTACGGGCGGCCCAATCGGAAGGATACGTCGACAAAGATGTAACCCCCACCATGCGCGACGGCCGCCTGGTCATTCCGGTAGCCCCGGGCATGAAACGGAAAATCAAAGGTATCGTACACGACGAGTCGGCCACCGGAAAGACGGTGTTCATCGAACCGGCGGAAGTGGTGGAAGCCAACAACCGCATCCGGGAACTGGAGGGAGAAGAGCGGCGGGAGATTATCCGTATCCTGACCGATTTCTCGGCGACGGTCCGTCCGCAGATACCCGCCATCCTGCAGTCCTACGAATTCCTGGCCGAGATTGACTTTATCCGTGCCAAGGCACTGTTCGGCATCGAGATAAAAGGCCTGAAACCCTCGTTCGAAAACCAGCAGATTGTCGACTGGTTCCAGGCGGTACATCCCCTGCTGCAAATGTCGCTGACCAAGCACGGCAAGAAAGTGGTTCCCTTGGACATTATCCTCACCCGCGAGAAACGCATCCTGCTGATTTCCGGTCCGAACGCCGGAGGTAAGTCCGTCTGCCTGAAAACCGTCGGACTGCTGCAGTACATGCTCCAGTGCGGCATGCTGGTGTCCATGCACGAACGAAGCCATGCCGGCATCTTCAGCCATATCTTCATTGACATCGGCGACGAGCAGAGTATTGAAGACGACCTGAGTACCTACTCTTCCCACCTGACCAACATGAAGGTGATGCTGAAATCGTGCAACGGCCAGAGCCTCATCCTGATTGATGAGTTCGGAGGAGGAACGGAACCGCAGATTGGCGGGGCCATTGCCGAAGCCGTCTTGAAGCGTTTCAACCTGAAAGGTACCTTTGGAGTCATCACCACCCACTACCAGAACCTGAAGCATTTTGCCGAAGACCACGAAGGAGTGGTGAACGGAGCCATGCTCTACGACCGCCACGAAATGCGTGCCCTCTTCCAGTTGCAGATTGGGAATCCCGGAAGCTCATTCGCCGTGGAAATTGCCCGGAAAATCGGACTTCCGGAAGAAGTCATCGCCGATGCCTCGGAAATTGTGGGAAGCGAATACATCCAGAGCGACAAATACCTGCAAGACATCGTACGCGACAAGCGTTACTGGGAAACCAAACGCCAGAACATCCGCAAGCGGGAAAAACAGATGGAAGACACCATCGCCCGCTATGAGCAGGAAATAGCCGAACTGGAACGGAGCCGGAAAGAAATCCTGAACAAAGCGAAGGAAGAAGCCGAACGCCTGCTTCAGGAATCGAACGCCAAGATTGAAAATACCATCCGCACCATCAAGGAAGCACAGGCCGAGAAAGAACGTACCCGCACTGCCCGCCAGGAACTGACGGACTTTAAAGAGCAGGTGGAGAAACTCGACAAAGCGGCCATGGAAGAAAAAATCGCCCGCAAGATGGAGCAGCTCCGTGAAAAGCAGGAACGGAAAAAAGACAAGAAGGCCCGACAGCAGCAGAAAGCCTCCGAGCCTCAGCCTGTACCTAAAGTCCGCCCGATAGAAGCCGGCGACTATGTCCGCATCAAGGGACAGACCAGTGTGGGACAGGTGATGGACGTCAACGGAAAGAATGCCGTAGTTATGTTCGGCCTGATGAAAACCAATGTCAAAACCGAACGGCTGGAACGGGCCGATGCCCCGAAAGCCGCTCCCCTTTCCAACAAGACGACTTTTGTGAGCAGCGAGACGCAAGACCGGATGTACGAAAAGAAACTGAACTTCAAGCAGGATCTCGACGTCAGAGGAATGAGAGGGGATGAAGCCATCCAGGCCGTCACTTATTTCATCGACGACGCCATTCTGGTGGGAGTCAGCCGTGTACGTATCCTTCACGGTACCGGAAGCGGCATTCTGCGTACCCTCATCCGCCAGTACCTGGCCACCGTACCGGGGGTTGCCCATTTTCAGGACGAGCACGTACAATTCGGAGGAGCCGGCATCACCGTGGTCGATTTAAAATAA
- a CDS encoding beta-N-acetylhexosaminidase gives MKSLLFLYFFVAMAFSAVASSVSESYVIPYPQQMVVGEGHFVLQKNASFSCNLKGADKEDFVKYVGQSPFALTYKKRGKTDIVFKLLSPKQSQMKEEAYRLEVTEKGIQVEATSASGLFYAFQSINQLVQPAGNNIFLLPEVTIEDAPRFAYRGMHLDVSRHFYTKEFVKKQLDALARYKLNRFHWHLTDGAGWRIEIKKYPELTRETAYRPFPDWKSWWNGGRTYCRQDAPGASGGYYTQEDVKEIVEYARQLHITVIPEIEMPAHSEEVLAALPQLACGGDLKPGGEFCPGKELTYTFLTDVLKEVMALFPSEYIHIGGDEASTNHWKQCPDCQARMKEEGMKEEGELQEYLVSRIEKFLRENGRKMIGWDEILTGELDETSAVTVWRGEDKGAESVKRGLRTILSPGAYCYFDSYQDAPRTQPEAIGGYLPLEKVYSYEPVTPAFPADKLDCVWGVQGNVWAEYLSTPEHTEYMIYPRLLALAEVAWTNPERKDWKRFHAEALQEVEVLDSLGYHTFDLKNEVGNRPEALSVDNHLAKGKKVEYLRPYAADSYPAGGDGALTNGIHGGWVYTDLRWQGFLGKGMDAVVDLEKSLPIRQLSIDFMQLIGPGVFLPQKVSFLVSDDGKEYTLLKTITTTLPITDEKLTIQNYAWEGTCEARYVRVQADINPEAGGFLFTDEIVVK, from the coding sequence ATGAAATCCTTGTTATTCCTTTATTTCTTTGTGGCGATGGCGTTTTCGGCCGTGGCTTCTTCTGTATCGGAGAGTTATGTCATTCCTTATCCTCAACAGATGGTGGTGGGTGAAGGTCATTTTGTACTTCAGAAAAATGCTTCTTTTTCATGTAACCTGAAAGGGGCGGATAAGGAAGATTTTGTAAAATATGTCGGTCAGTCTCCTTTTGCATTGACTTATAAAAAGAGGGGAAAGACGGATATTGTGTTTAAATTGCTCAGTCCGAAACAGTCGCAGATGAAGGAGGAAGCCTATCGGTTGGAAGTGACGGAAAAGGGGATTCAAGTGGAGGCCACTTCTGCTTCCGGCTTGTTCTATGCTTTTCAGTCGATAAATCAGTTGGTACAGCCGGCGGGAAACAATATTTTCTTGTTGCCGGAAGTGACCATCGAGGATGCACCGCGTTTCGCATACCGAGGTATGCACTTGGACGTGTCACGTCATTTTTATACCAAAGAATTTGTTAAGAAACAGCTGGATGCATTGGCTCGTTACAAACTGAATCGCTTCCACTGGCATCTGACCGATGGGGCCGGATGGCGGATTGAAATCAAGAAATATCCGGAGTTGACGCGCGAAACGGCTTATCGTCCTTTCCCGGACTGGAAAAGCTGGTGGAACGGTGGACGGACGTATTGCCGGCAGGATGCTCCGGGGGCATCCGGAGGATACTACACGCAGGAAGATGTGAAAGAGATTGTGGAATATGCCCGTCAGCTTCATATTACGGTGATTCCGGAGATTGAGATGCCGGCTCATTCGGAGGAAGTCTTGGCTGCCCTTCCACAGCTGGCCTGCGGAGGTGATTTGAAGCCCGGTGGTGAGTTCTGCCCTGGAAAAGAATTGACTTACACTTTCCTGACCGATGTGTTGAAGGAAGTGATGGCGCTTTTCCCGTCGGAATACATTCATATCGGAGGGGATGAGGCCAGCACGAACCACTGGAAACAATGTCCCGACTGTCAGGCACGGATGAAGGAAGAAGGAATGAAAGAAGAAGGCGAACTGCAGGAGTATCTTGTTTCAAGAATTGAAAAGTTCTTGCGGGAGAACGGCCGCAAGATGATTGGTTGGGACGAAATACTGACGGGCGAGTTGGATGAAACTTCGGCTGTGACCGTGTGGCGCGGAGAAGATAAGGGAGCCGAGTCAGTGAAAAGAGGGCTGCGTACGATTCTGTCGCCGGGTGCCTATTGCTATTTTGACAGTTATCAGGATGCGCCGCGCACACAGCCTGAAGCCATTGGAGGGTATCTTCCGTTGGAAAAGGTATATTCTTATGAGCCTGTAACTCCGGCTTTCCCGGCAGATAAGCTGGATTGCGTGTGGGGAGTTCAAGGAAATGTATGGGCAGAATATTTGTCTACGCCGGAACATACGGAATATATGATTTATCCTCGTTTGCTGGCATTGGCCGAGGTGGCCTGGACCAACCCGGAGCGGAAGGACTGGAAGCGTTTCCATGCAGAGGCTTTGCAGGAAGTGGAAGTGTTGGATTCATTGGGATACCATACTTTTGACTTGAAGAATGAAGTGGGTAACCGTCCGGAGGCACTGAGTGTTGACAACCATCTGGCAAAAGGCAAGAAGGTAGAGTATCTGCGCCCTTATGCGGCAGATTCTTATCCGGCGGGAGGAGACGGAGCTTTGACCAACGGCATCCATGGGGGATGGGTCTATACCGATTTGCGCTGGCAGGGATTCCTTGGAAAAGGAATGGACGCGGTAGTGGATTTGGAAAAATCACTGCCTATCCGCCAGCTTTCCATCGACTTCATGCAGTTGATAGGTCCGGGTGTGTTCCTGCCGCAGAAGGTCAGCTTCCTGGTTTCGGACGACGGAAAGGAATATACGCTGTTGAAGACGATTACGACGACGCTGCCTATTACGGATGAAAAGCTGACTATCCAGAATTATGCATGGGAGGGCACTTGCGAGGCTCGTTACGTGCGGGTACAGGCTGACATCAATCCTGAAGCCGGTGGATTCTTGTTTACCGACGAGATTGTAGTGAAATAA
- a CDS encoding carbohydrate porin produces the protein MTKLIKYILVIATVSPCRCFAQKLLINYTTELQSDFKKGANWVNLLRLDFSAPLGPSATLEAATLSTAKTRAESLANDLQTFSNIEEDNHPLAAAILGIRQPMGNSSLFIGIRNLNEDYFTSPATALFTNSSCGIFPTLSADYPIANYPVSSMGVHYELQQAQWSLQASLYNGKASYRFTGKENVFRFCPKRDGILCLTSFNYQHHDSNYHMGFALHSGMYRNYAEGDTEQASKEEKKEIRKIIWGYAEQSITPRLQVLLQVSAQWHASQGCKHYSGAGLVWQCGKTEGGLFTDYARFSHSHEWASEFTWKIPCLGKGFIQPTLHLIHQPEAHYLIGLLRFGYVLPAL, from the coding sequence ATGACAAAACTTATCAAATACATACTGGTCATTGCAACGGTATCCCCTTGCCGTTGCTTTGCCCAGAAACTCCTGATTAATTATACCACCGAACTGCAGAGCGATTTCAAGAAAGGAGCCAACTGGGTGAATTTGTTACGGTTGGATTTTTCCGCCCCGCTAGGCCCGTCTGCCACCCTTGAAGCAGCCACCCTCAGCACGGCCAAAACCCGAGCCGAGTCTTTGGCCAACGATTTGCAGACCTTTTCCAACATCGAAGAAGACAATCACCCGCTTGCCGCAGCCATACTGGGCATCCGGCAGCCAATGGGAAATTCCAGCCTGTTCATCGGCATCCGTAACCTAAACGAAGACTATTTCACTTCGCCGGCCACAGCCCTGTTCACCAACAGCTCATGCGGCATCTTTCCCACCTTGTCGGCCGATTATCCCATAGCCAACTATCCGGTGTCTTCCATGGGGGTACACTATGAGCTGCAACAGGCTCAATGGAGCCTGCAAGCTTCTTTGTATAACGGGAAAGCCTCCTATCGCTTTACAGGAAAAGAAAATGTATTCCGTTTCTGCCCGAAGCGCGACGGGATACTCTGTCTCACCTCATTCAACTACCAGCATCATGACAGCAATTATCACATGGGCTTTGCTTTACATAGCGGGATGTATCGGAATTATGCAGAAGGAGATACGGAACAAGCATCAAAAGAAGAAAAGAAAGAAATCCGGAAAATAATCTGGGGATATGCAGAACAGTCAATCACTCCCCGCCTGCAAGTGCTCTTACAGGTTTCTGCCCAATGGCACGCCAGCCAAGGATGCAAACACTATTCCGGAGCAGGCCTTGTATGGCAATGTGGAAAAACAGAAGGCGGACTATTCACCGATTACGCCCGTTTCTCCCATTCACACGAATGGGCCAGTGAATTCACTTGGAAGATTCCCTGCCTGGGCAAAGGGTTCATACAGCCCACCTTGCATCTGATTCATCAGCCGGAAGCACACTACCTGATTGGCCTGTTGCGCTTCGGGTACGTGCTTCCGGCCCTCTGA
- the mgtA gene encoding magnesium-translocating P-type ATPase, with translation MMWKRRKSKETSTFNAEKVFLAATQPLNTVCNYFQTSKNGLTSEEIENRQSIYGTNEVAHEQKKNPVSTFIKAFINPFIGVLTVLVVISFVLDVLLANPGEQDWTAIFIILTMVIASTILRFCQEWKANASSEALLKMVTNTCYVRRAGQHDEEINITELVPGDIVMIAAGDMIPADLRIIEAKDLFVSQSSLTGESDPIEKRPETNANKHRKGSVIELENICFMGSNVVSGSATGIVIATGNDTYLGTIARSIAGHRAATAFDKGISKVSFLLIRFMLIMIPFVFLVNGVTKSDWLEAFIFAVSVAVGLTPEMLPMIVTANLAKGAVAMSKKKTIVKDLNAIQNFGAMNILCTDKTGTLTCDQIVLEKYINADGSSDESRRILRHAYFNSFFQTGLKNLMDKAILSHVKELSLEYLKDNYVKVDEIPFDFTRRRMSVVVEDRQGKRQIITKGAVEEMLAICSHAEFDGEVHPMTEALKHKAHRIIEQMNKQGMRVIAVAQKSYLDKACDFCVEDEKEMVLIGYLAFLDPPKQSAAKAIQQLHEHGIEVKILSGDNDAVVRTIARQVGINTTNALSGPQLADLNEEEKMKAVRETTVFSKLTPVQKTEIITLLQAQQNTVGFLGDGINDAAALRQSDIGISVDSAVDIAKESADIILLEKSLMVLEDGVLEGRKTFGNITKYIKMTASSNFGNMFSVMAASAFLPFLPMLPIHLLIQNLLYDISQTTIPFDRMDAEYLRKPRKWDASDLSRFMIFIGPISSIFDIVTYLVMWFAFSCQSMEHQTLFQSGWFIEGLLSQTLIVHMIRTRKVPFIQSRASWQVTGLTLLIMATGILIPFTPFGTSIGLEALPASYFPWLFGILLSYCVLTQLIKNWYIHRFTKWL, from the coding sequence ATTATGTGGAAAAGAAGAAAAAGTAAGGAAACAAGCACATTCAATGCTGAAAAGGTATTTTTGGCAGCTACCCAGCCTCTCAACACCGTATGCAATTATTTTCAGACCAGCAAAAACGGACTGACATCCGAAGAAATCGAGAACCGGCAGTCCATCTATGGAACGAATGAGGTAGCACACGAACAGAAGAAGAATCCGGTTTCCACCTTCATCAAGGCCTTCATCAACCCTTTCATCGGCGTACTGACCGTGCTGGTGGTCATTTCTTTCGTACTCGATGTCCTGCTAGCCAACCCCGGAGAACAGGATTGGACGGCCATCTTCATTATTCTGACGATGGTGATTGCCAGTACCATCCTCCGCTTCTGTCAGGAATGGAAAGCCAACGCTTCGAGCGAGGCTTTGCTCAAGATGGTCACGAATACCTGCTATGTGAGACGTGCCGGCCAGCACGATGAAGAAATCAACATCACAGAACTGGTACCGGGGGATATCGTCATGATTGCCGCTGGCGACATGATACCAGCCGACCTCCGTATTATCGAAGCAAAAGACCTGTTTGTCAGCCAGTCATCCTTGACAGGAGAATCGGACCCGATTGAAAAGCGCCCGGAAACAAATGCGAACAAACACCGCAAAGGCAGTGTCATAGAACTGGAAAACATCTGTTTCATGGGCTCCAACGTAGTCAGCGGTTCGGCCACCGGCATTGTCATTGCCACCGGAAACGACACTTACCTGGGCACCATCGCCCGCAGCATTGCCGGACACCGTGCCGCCACCGCCTTCGACAAAGGAATCAGCAAAGTCAGCTTCCTGCTCATACGCTTCATGCTCATCATGATTCCCTTCGTGTTTCTGGTCAACGGAGTGACCAAAAGCGACTGGCTGGAAGCTTTTATCTTTGCCGTATCGGTAGCCGTGGGCCTCACGCCGGAAATGCTTCCGATGATTGTGACGGCCAACCTTGCCAAAGGAGCCGTAGCCATGTCCAAGAAGAAAACCATCGTAAAAGACTTGAATGCCATTCAGAACTTCGGGGCCATGAACATTCTCTGTACCGACAAAACCGGTACCCTCACCTGCGACCAGATTGTATTGGAAAAATACATCAATGCCGACGGAAGCAGCGATGAAAGCCGCCGTATTCTGCGTCATGCCTATTTCAACAGCTTCTTCCAGACCGGATTGAAAAACCTGATGGACAAGGCCATCCTGTCGCACGTCAAGGAACTGTCATTGGAATACCTGAAAGACAACTATGTCAAGGTGGACGAAATACCGTTTGATTTCACCCGGCGGAGAATGTCGGTCGTGGTGGAAGACCGACAAGGAAAACGACAGATTATCACCAAAGGTGCCGTAGAAGAGATGCTGGCCATCTGCTCACATGCCGAATTCGACGGAGAGGTACATCCCATGACGGAAGCCCTGAAACATAAGGCACATCGTATCATCGAACAGATGAACAAGCAAGGCATGCGGGTCATTGCCGTAGCGCAAAAAAGCTACCTCGACAAAGCGTGCGACTTCTGTGTGGAAGATGAAAAAGAGATGGTACTGATTGGCTATCTGGCCTTTCTGGACCCACCCAAGCAATCGGCAGCCAAGGCCATACAGCAATTGCATGAACACGGAATTGAGGTCAAAATCTTGTCTGGAGACAACGATGCCGTGGTGCGTACCATCGCCCGGCAAGTGGGTATCAACACTACTAACGCACTCAGCGGCCCTCAACTGGCCGACTTGAATGAGGAGGAAAAGATGAAAGCAGTACGCGAGACGACCGTCTTCTCCAAACTGACTCCCGTGCAGAAAACGGAAATCATCACCCTCCTCCAAGCACAGCAAAATACCGTCGGCTTCCTAGGTGACGGTATCAACGATGCGGCAGCCCTCCGCCAATCGGACATCGGAATCTCGGTCGACTCAGCCGTAGACATTGCCAAGGAAAGTGCCGACATCATCCTACTGGAAAAGAGCCTGATGGTATTGGAAGACGGGGTACTGGAAGGAAGAAAGACCTTCGGCAACATCACCAAATACATCAAGATGACCGCCAGTTCCAATTTCGGCAACATGTTCAGTGTCATGGCAGCCAGTGCTTTCCTGCCCTTCCTGCCCATGCTTCCCATTCATCTGCTGATTCAGAACCTGCTGTATGATATTTCGCAGACCACCATCCCCTTCGACCGGATGGATGCGGAATACCTCCGGAAACCCCGGAAATGGGATGCCTCCGACCTGAGCCGCTTCATGATTTTCATCGGTCCCATCAGTTCCATCTTCGACATCGTCACTTATCTAGTGATGTGGTTCGCCTTCAGCTGTCAGAGCATGGAGCATCAGACCCTCTTCCAGTCCGGATGGTTCATCGAAGGCCTGCTGTCGCAAACACTGATTGTACACATGATACGTACGCGGAAAGTGCCGTTCATACAAAGCCGTGCCTCCTGGCAGGTAACCGGACTGACCCTGCTCATCATGGCTACTGGCATCCTGATTCCCTTCACCCCGTTTGGGACCTCCATCGGTCTGGAAGCTTTGCCTGCAAGCTATTTCCCCTGGCTGTTCGGCATCCTGCTCTCCTACTGCGTACTGACACAACTGATTAAGAACTGGTACATCCATCGTTTCACCAAATGGTTATGA